The Quercus robur chromosome 7, dhQueRobu3.1, whole genome shotgun sequence genome has a segment encoding these proteins:
- the LOC126693434 gene encoding pentatricopeptide repeat-containing protein At4g14050, mitochondrial-like → MLISHYLHQLQLCVRRHTPLTAKNLHAQIIKAGLEHCGPLPNTLIDGYGKCGLIQDALHLFDEMPHRDHVSWASILTAHNQANLPHLALSMFPSMLKDDELGPDHFVLASLVKACTALGAIRKGKQVHAHFVLSAFRDDNVVKSSLVDMYAKCGLLDNARGVFDSISLKNSVSWTAMISGYARHGRKSEASDLFQRVPVRNLFSWTAFISGLVQSGNGVDAFYLFIEMRREGVNIVDPLVLSSIVGASANLAVLELGKQIHGLVITLGYESCIFISNALVDMYAKCSDILAAKEIFGRMQRRDVVSWTSIIVGTAQHGQAKEALAIYDEMIYAGVKPNEVTFVGLIYACSHVGLVSKGRYLFKSMKEDYGINPSLQHYTCFLDLLSRSGQLDEAENLINAMPFKPDEPTWAALLSACKHHNNIEMGIRVADHLLSLEPEDPSTYILLSNIYARAELWEKVSKVRKLMAFMVVKKQPGYSCIELGKESEVFYAGETAHSMKDVIFGLLKKLDAEMRRRGYVPDISSVLHDMEWQEKERQLFWHSERLAVAYGLLKAVPGTVIRVVKNLRVCGDCHTVLKFISTIMKREIVVRDANRYHHFKDGECSCNDFW, encoded by the coding sequence ATGCTTATCTCTCACTATCTCCATCAACTCCAACTTTGTGTGAGGCGCCATACCCCACTTACTGCCAAAAACCTTCATGCCCAAATTATCAAAGCTGGCCTAGAGCACTGTGGTCCTTTGCCCAACACCCTCATAGACGGGTACGGTAAATGTGGTCTCATTCAAGATGCCCTTCACTTGTTCGACGAAATGCCCCACAGAGACCATGTCTCATGGGCCTCCATTCTCACTGCCCACAACCAGGCCAACCTCCCCCACCTAGCTCTTTCCATGTTCCCCTCCATGCTGAAGGATGATGAGTTAGGACCTGACCATTTTGTGCTTGCTAGCCTCGTTAAGGCATGTACGGCCTTGGGTGCTATTAGGAAAGGCAAGCAAGTGCATGCCCACTTTGTGTTGTCCGCATTTCGTGACGACAATGTTGTCAAGTCATCCTTAGTTGATATGTATGCCAAGTGTGGATTACTTGATAACGCACGTGGGGTTTTCGATtcaatttctttgaaaaattcaGTTTCTTGGACTGCTATGATATCCGGGTATGCTCGACATGGGAGGAAATCGGAGGCTAGTGACTTGTTTCAGAGGGTACCTGTCAGGAATTTATTTTCTTGGACAGCCTTTATTTCAGGGTTGGTACAGAGTGGGAATGGTGTTGATgcgttttatttatttattgaaatgcGAAGAGAAGGAGTCAACATAGTTGATCCATTAGTTCTTTCAAGCATTGTTGGTGCAAGTGCTAATCTAGCAGTGCTGGAACTTGGGAAGCAGATTCATGGCCTAGTTATCACTCTTGGTTATGAGTCTTGCATATTTATAAGTAATGCCCTTGTAGATATGTATGCCAAATGTAGTGATATTCTGGCTGCAAAGGAAATTTTTGGTAGGATGCAACGAAGAGATGTAGTTTCTTGGACTTCTATAATCGTTGGGACAGCTCAGCATGGGCAAGCAAAGGAGGCATTGGCTATTTATGATGAGATGATTTATGCTGGAGTAAAGCCAAATGAAGTGACCTTTGTTGGATTGATTTATGCTTGTAGCCACGTTGGCTTAGTAAGTAAAGGCCGTTATCTATTCAAATCTATGAAGGAGGATTATGGGATTAATCCTTCTCTGCAGCACTACACATGCTTCTTGGATCTTCTTAGTCGGTCAGGACAGCTAGATGAGGCTGAGAATCTCATTAATGCAATGCCATTTAAGCCTGATGAACCTACTTGGGCAGCTTTACTAAGTGCCTGCAAACACCATAATAATATTGAAATGGGAATTAGGGTTGCTGATCATCTATTAAGTTTAGAACCAGAAGATCCATCTACATATATACTGTTGTCTAATATTTATGCTAGAGCTGAATTGTGGGAAAAGGTTTCAAAGGTGAGAAAGTTGATGGCATTCATGGTAGTTAAAAAGCAACCGGGCTATAGTTGTATTGAATTGGGAAAGGAAAGTGAAGTTTTTTATGCTGGGGAGACCGCTCATTCTATGAAGgatgtgatttttggtttgcTTAAGAAGTTGGATGCAGAGATGAGGAGAAGGGGTTATGTTCCGGATATTAGTTCTGTTTTACATGACATGGAGTGGCAAGAGAAGGAAAGACAACTATTTTGGCATAGTGAGAGGTTGGCTGTGGCCTATGGGTTGCTTAAGGCTGTCCCGGGGACAGTTATTCGGGTAGTGAAGAATCTTCGTGTTTGTGGAGACTGTCACACAGTTTTAAAATTCATAAGCACCATTATGAAGAGGGAAATTGTTGTCAGAGATGCCAATAGATATCACCATTTCAAGGACGGGGAGTGTTCATGCAAtgatttttggtga